The nucleotide sequence ACCTGTGACACAGCATCCCCTGCCTTTGCCATCAGCCACAAATTTGTGCCACCTGCACTGTCACCCCGCGCCATAGCTCACCATGCACCACTCATCAGAGCAGCAGCGCGGGATATTTTCCCCGTCCTTGATGAGCTCTCCATCAAAGACCTTGCATTCAACGTCTATCAATACATGTTCAAAATGGGCGGCCAGGTTATTTGGCGTGTAGTAGCCGGACAGGACCTGCAGCATTTCAAAGCGGTCAACACACCGCCGGCGTTACCAATCAGGCTGTTTGGGCAATATCTGCACCTCATGAAGAAAGTCTCGTTGCGCCCCGCTTGGTACGGACTACTGCCGTTTGGGGATGCAGCCCGACTTCGTGCAGTGCGCGATGAACTTTGGGCGGAGATTGCCAGAGCCCTGAGGGAATGTGCTTCACCTAACGGGGAGACGCTGTCGCTATCAGATCCAACTGCGTCGTTGAAAGCGACATGTATTGCTGATTATCTCAGCCTGGTTAGAGACGACAAGGGCCAGGGACTACCTGAGGAGGTGCTTTTGGCCAACACTGTGGCGGTGCTGGGTGCTGGTTTCACTACCAGTGCCTCGCTACTGTCATGGAGTCTCTATGCGCTAGTAAAATATCCAGGCAATCAAGAGAGGCTCCTGCAAGAGCTTGTCGACCATGGGGCAGACAGCGAGAAGGACTGGACTTACGACCAGTTGCATGCTATGAAGTTTCTCGACTCCTTCATCAAAGAAACGCAACGGCTCCACAGTCCAAGTTTCCAGACAACGAGAAACGCAAAGAAGGATCTCATCTTGCCTGGTGGTTACTTCATCCCGGAGGGCTCCGTCGTCACGACGTGCTTTCCAAGCCTGCACAAGAATCCAGCTCACTGGGACAGCCCATTGAAATTTGACCCAGACAGGTGGCTCGAGCAGGGGTTTGCTGCCCAGGCAGCTCGCAAGGGGCTTTACACACCCTTTGCTGCGGGTAAAAGAGGATGTGTGGGGTTTAATCTGGCACTGGCCGAGGTCAAGATGGTGTTGGCTGAATTGGTATACAACTACAAGTTTGAGGATGCGTCGCCGGAAGCTGTTGTTTATGACCCAG is from Podospora pseudopauciseta strain CBS 411.78 chromosome 5 map unlocalized CBS411.78m_5.2, whole genome shotgun sequence and encodes:
- a CDS encoding uncharacterized protein (antiSMASH:Cluster_2; SMCOG1034:cytochrome P450; EggNog:ENOG503PAES; COG:Q), which translates into the protein MQQQFNLGTLIQGHCHEVDMSTMETLDELKSELGRTFGFVDAMSITFHSPAIGTLTSLEEVKYCDGPVELRGSQDSSVRIPPGPKTLPVVGNHYELYPDPLGNFDRLFSRYGPMIKTVNMGTTTYHTNDPEISRHILLEGEFFTKATSNPSHPLYYLSEQNALFTCDTASPAFAISHKFVPPALSPRAIAHHAPLIRAAARDIFPVLDELSIKDLAFNVYQYMFKMGGQVIWRVVAGQDLQHFKAVNTPPALPIRLFGQYLHLMKKVSLRPAWYGLLPFGDAARLRAVRDELWAEIARALRECASPNGETLSLSDPTASLKATCIADYLSLVRDDKGQGLPEEVLLANTVAVLGAGFTTSASLLSWSLYALVKYPGNQERLLQELVDHGADSEKDWTYDQLHAMKFLDSFIKETQRLHSPSFQTTRNAKKDLILPGGYFIPEGSVVTTCFPSLHKNPAHWDSPLKFDPDRWLEQGFAAQAARKGLYTPFAAGKRGCVGFNLALAEVKMVLAELVYNYKFEDASPEAVVYDPEFLVTRPLNFYASATRRTEWPSKRAE